A single genomic interval of Aureliella helgolandensis harbors:
- a CDS encoding BatA domain-containing protein, protein MNFLNASLLAGVAAMTIPLVIHLLNRTSTQTVPWGAMHLLDAALETNTKRMRWESWPLLLVRCLIPILLALALARPVLTSFKSSGSNGPLAIFLVADTSPSMEVATPPEAPSSAGIAPAQLQVRRLQEVVTAFPEADIMLLPPLSQASKAPSLAMQPPSRLLRDIESLPNSWDRLNVFETLSNAIQIAQAHPAGNRKLLICSDFQHADWQDLTPLQINSLHSQLNTIEPPISIHLLPIPPRLSTRSNLAIEIEHHQSDPVFLASPIRLSPILRNFGPRALPSVAVQISIDGAAFERRLVEIDAGSEIQIDFACSFKAIGWHYVEFSVEDPEGLLCDNSAFEVVEVVEPAKVLLVDATRNRTPLPTAPNDPSLPSHYLTTALAPFTSSETSRNHFSVEVVHASQWIIDPSGKYQAIALLGASLADTHALAASPIADSPSSPTLPATQLERMQSARPRGDKEAGLAVAQTQWLSNYVANGGGLLVIPGVWESNPLQDSQPPAGLVNAPSERMLLSSELASSLGLNRSTTSIPDINLRHWLPIGPALLMGAEPTTRTWLSLSDGSPLVVSREWERGRILQFGFGVDDSWSDLPLRGIFVPLMQRLFAHAIARDQATSYFRCGDWRQLPIALRDGECLASPIASAFNPSSRKTIFPGVYRVQASSNSASNATRLFAAFTPPQESNLAPYGGQELRRLAEQLGGTIVESTQALQAEAEVERNGREIWRWCIAVLIALLLIELLLIQSTLGRQLMEQSQGQQASENRHSTSVRGTT, encoded by the coding sequence ATGAACTTCTTAAACGCATCCCTGCTCGCTGGCGTCGCTGCGATGACCATTCCCCTAGTCATCCACTTGCTCAACCGAACGTCCACCCAGACCGTCCCCTGGGGCGCGATGCATTTGCTTGATGCGGCCTTGGAAACCAATACGAAACGAATGCGTTGGGAATCCTGGCCGTTACTGTTGGTGCGATGCCTCATTCCCATTCTCTTAGCTCTGGCCTTGGCACGCCCCGTTCTCACCAGCTTCAAGAGCTCCGGCAGCAACGGGCCGCTAGCTATCTTCCTGGTAGCCGACACGAGCCCATCGATGGAAGTCGCTACACCTCCCGAGGCCCCGTCTTCCGCAGGCATTGCTCCAGCACAATTGCAAGTCAGGCGTCTGCAGGAAGTGGTCACCGCGTTTCCCGAGGCAGACATTATGCTGCTTCCACCTCTGAGCCAAGCTAGCAAAGCACCATCACTCGCTATGCAGCCCCCAAGCCGACTGCTGCGGGACATCGAGTCACTGCCCAACAGCTGGGACCGACTCAACGTCTTCGAAACACTGAGTAACGCCATTCAAATCGCGCAGGCTCATCCCGCAGGAAATCGCAAGTTACTGATATGCAGCGATTTCCAGCATGCAGACTGGCAAGATCTGACTCCCCTCCAAATCAATTCCTTGCACAGCCAGCTCAACACTATTGAACCACCCATTTCTATTCATTTGCTACCCATTCCACCGCGTCTATCCACACGATCCAACCTTGCGATTGAGATCGAGCATCATCAATCGGACCCTGTGTTCCTAGCATCTCCCATTCGACTCAGCCCAATCCTCAGAAACTTTGGCCCGCGCGCCCTTCCAAGTGTTGCAGTCCAAATCAGCATCGATGGAGCAGCCTTCGAACGAAGGCTCGTAGAGATTGACGCAGGCAGCGAAATCCAAATCGATTTCGCGTGCTCCTTTAAAGCCATTGGCTGGCACTATGTTGAATTTTCGGTGGAGGATCCCGAGGGACTTCTCTGCGACAATAGCGCGTTTGAAGTTGTTGAGGTGGTCGAACCGGCTAAAGTGCTGCTGGTGGATGCAACTCGAAATCGTACTCCGCTACCAACGGCCCCAAACGATCCTTCCCTCCCCAGCCATTACCTTACTACTGCACTCGCTCCATTCACATCCTCTGAAACTTCTCGCAACCACTTTTCCGTCGAAGTTGTTCATGCTTCGCAGTGGATAATCGATCCCTCGGGGAAGTACCAAGCAATCGCACTGCTGGGTGCATCGCTTGCAGACACTCACGCATTGGCAGCATCTCCCATCGCGGATTCTCCCTCATCACCAACGCTACCTGCCACTCAGTTGGAACGAATGCAAAGTGCACGACCGCGAGGGGACAAAGAGGCTGGTCTCGCCGTGGCTCAAACCCAATGGCTCTCCAACTACGTCGCCAACGGCGGTGGTTTACTTGTGATTCCAGGCGTCTGGGAATCCAATCCACTTCAAGACTCCCAGCCCCCCGCAGGCTTAGTCAACGCTCCGTCGGAGCGCATGCTTTTATCCTCAGAGCTCGCTAGCTCGCTCGGACTGAATCGATCTACCACTTCCATCCCGGATATCAATCTTCGCCACTGGCTCCCCATTGGTCCAGCACTTCTCATGGGAGCCGAACCGACGACTCGCACGTGGCTATCGCTGTCCGATGGATCGCCACTGGTCGTTTCACGCGAGTGGGAACGTGGACGGATACTGCAATTTGGTTTTGGAGTAGACGATTCCTGGTCCGATCTACCACTGCGCGGCATTTTCGTCCCCTTGATGCAGCGTCTGTTTGCACATGCCATCGCCAGAGATCAAGCAACTTCGTACTTTCGCTGCGGCGATTGGCGGCAATTGCCCATTGCACTCCGAGACGGTGAGTGTCTGGCCTCTCCGATCGCTTCCGCTTTCAATCCCTCCTCCCGAAAAACAATCTTCCCTGGTGTTTACCGAGTGCAGGCTTCGAGCAACTCCGCAAGCAATGCAACGCGTCTTTTTGCTGCTTTCACACCTCCTCAGGAATCGAATTTGGCGCCGTATGGTGGCCAGGAACTCCGTAGGCTGGCGGAGCAATTGGGGGGCACTATTGTCGAGTCCACGCAAGCTCTACAAGCCGAAGCAGAGGTCGAGCGAAACGGAAGAGAGATTTGGCGGTGGTGCATCGCAGTATTAATTGCCTTACTCCTCATTGAACTCTTGCTGATTCAATCCACGCTTGGCAGGCAATTAATGGAGCAGTCGCAGGGACAGCAGGCCAGTGAAAACCGGCATTCAACATCCGTTCGGGGTACCACATGA
- a CDS encoding DUF58 domain-containing protein: MLTSHDHESLAQLQLLARSVVEGVTAGRHQSPHKGASAEFKEHRQYVRGDETRSIDWKLFGKTDRLFIRQHEEETSLRAMILVDQSGSMSYAGSRSNGLSKHHFAIRLAACLCTLLIRQQDAVGLGMCDTRLRQTIAPRSRTSHLSILLGALANSRTGGETALSQVLEEAASQLKRRGLLVLISDCFDDVQQLFSALRYFRHTGSEVVVFQVWDADELDFPFRQRTRFQSVEGVATERTVDPPSLRQRYLQQVRQFRQQLAMGASQNQIDWISCTTEQDYTSILLEYLNRRHGSPAQVARSSHQPLSDRETRG; this comes from the coding sequence ATGCTTACCTCGCACGACCACGAATCACTCGCCCAATTGCAATTGCTTGCACGATCGGTGGTGGAAGGTGTTACAGCCGGTCGTCATCAATCACCGCACAAGGGGGCGAGCGCTGAGTTCAAGGAGCATCGGCAGTATGTGCGTGGTGATGAAACCCGCAGTATTGATTGGAAGCTATTCGGCAAGACCGACCGTCTCTTCATTCGACAGCATGAAGAGGAAACCAGCCTGCGCGCGATGATCCTCGTCGACCAAAGTGGTTCGATGAGTTACGCAGGCTCCCGTTCCAACGGTCTGAGCAAGCACCATTTTGCGATTCGCCTCGCCGCCTGCCTGTGCACTCTGCTCATTCGACAACAAGATGCAGTCGGACTAGGAATGTGTGATACACGACTACGCCAAACCATTGCACCGCGTAGCCGCACCAGCCATTTATCGATCCTATTGGGTGCGCTGGCCAACTCGCGCACGGGAGGGGAAACGGCACTCAGCCAAGTTCTCGAGGAGGCGGCCAGCCAACTCAAACGGAGAGGCCTACTCGTACTGATCTCCGACTGCTTCGACGACGTGCAACAACTCTTCTCCGCACTGCGTTATTTCCGACACACTGGCAGCGAAGTTGTCGTATTCCAAGTCTGGGACGCCGACGAACTCGATTTTCCATTCCGGCAGCGCACTCGATTTCAATCCGTGGAAGGAGTCGCGACGGAACGGACTGTCGATCCCCCTTCGCTGCGACAACGCTATCTACAACAAGTGCGTCAATTCCGACAACAGTTAGCGATGGGAGCCTCGCAGAATCAAATCGACTGGATCTCCTGCACCACCGAACAAGACTACACTTCGATTTTGCTTGAGTACTTGAACCGCCGCCACGGAAGCCCCGCACAGGTCGCGAGATCGAGTCACCAACCACTGAGCGACCGCGAGACGCGAGGATGA
- a CDS encoding AAA family ATPase, which yields MDLECAQRLRSACEAIRHQLSKAIVGQHEVIEQLLIAMLARGHCLLEGVPGLAKTLMIRSLAQTMDLSFHRIQFTPDLMPADITGTDIIQESPSTGHRELVFERGPVFAQLVLADEINRTPPKTQAALLEAMQEHEVTVGGKTYALTEPFFVLATQNPIEQEGTYPLPEAQRDRFLFQIAVDYPTRQQESDIIERTTSAGTTTLSPVVSGADMLQFQQIVRRVPLPENVKDFVLDLVRALRPGSDRPLAWTEKWIEWGPGPRAGQQLVLAAKARALLEGRYHVTLEDIQHLALPVLRHRIVPSFSAESENQRPDALIRRALQELPKPKLPLL from the coding sequence ATGGACCTGGAATGCGCCCAACGCTTGCGGTCCGCCTGTGAAGCAATCCGTCATCAGTTGTCCAAGGCGATTGTCGGGCAGCACGAAGTCATCGAGCAACTGCTAATCGCCATGTTGGCGCGCGGCCACTGCTTGTTAGAAGGTGTCCCAGGGCTGGCCAAAACGCTGATGATTCGCTCGTTGGCCCAAACGATGGATCTTTCCTTCCATCGCATTCAATTCACTCCAGATCTGATGCCCGCCGATATCACCGGGACCGATATCATTCAGGAATCTCCCAGCACGGGACATCGGGAGCTCGTGTTCGAGCGTGGCCCAGTTTTTGCGCAGCTGGTACTCGCCGACGAGATCAATCGCACGCCCCCGAAAACTCAAGCCGCTCTGCTGGAAGCCATGCAGGAACACGAGGTTACCGTGGGCGGCAAGACCTATGCATTGACCGAACCGTTCTTCGTACTGGCCACCCAAAACCCCATTGAACAAGAGGGAACCTACCCTCTGCCAGAGGCCCAGCGCGATCGATTCCTGTTTCAAATCGCCGTCGACTACCCAACTCGCCAACAAGAGTCGGACATTATTGAGCGCACGACATCCGCTGGAACCACCACCCTGTCCCCCGTAGTCAGCGGTGCGGATATGCTGCAGTTCCAACAGATCGTGCGACGAGTACCGTTGCCTGAAAATGTCAAAGACTTCGTCCTGGACCTAGTCCGTGCGCTCCGACCGGGCAGCGATCGCCCACTGGCTTGGACCGAGAAATGGATCGAATGGGGGCCTGGGCCGCGTGCCGGGCAGCAGTTGGTCCTAGCCGCCAAGGCCCGAGCCCTGCTCGAAGGCCGCTACCACGTCACGCTCGAAGACATTCAACATCTAGCCCTCCCCGTACTCAGGCACCGGATCGTCCCCTCTTTCTCTGCAGAATCCGAAAACCAACGACCCGATGCCCTGATTCGCCGTGCCCTGCAAGAACTTCCTAAACCTAAGCTTCCGTTACTTTAA
- a CDS encoding BaiN/RdsA family NAD(P)/FAD-dependent oxidoreductase: MWDLIIVGGGAAGLWAAGTAAARGRRVLVLEKNNKPGVKILMSGGTRCNITHHCGIQGIMDAFGRQGRFLKPALYELPPSAVVEEFHRLGVETKVEDTGKVFPVSDRAIDVRDALLRRLNAAGAELRSGVAVVDVARTEDGAWQVVTHEETLPTSKVLLCCGGLSYAACGTTGDGYAWARQAGHTVERTFPALTPLLSPATWVHELTGITLPSVEAKVVVEGERNKDPRLLSRGGFLWTHFGCSGPVPMNVSRHVAALAQPQHATLIVDLIPDETEEQVLQRLTQAGKRGIGSILNSWIPKSLSIKLLERAQIIDTTTCSELPRKARLSLIEDLKRLRVPLSGTRGYAKAEVTAGGVSTKEVNPQTMESRCAPGLFLAGEILDVDGPIGGFNFQAAFSTGHLAGLNV, encoded by the coding sequence ATGTGGGATTTAATCATTGTCGGAGGTGGGGCCGCAGGTCTCTGGGCGGCTGGTACGGCCGCCGCCCGTGGTCGCCGCGTCTTGGTGCTTGAGAAGAACAACAAGCCAGGTGTGAAGATCCTGATGTCGGGCGGCACGCGTTGCAATATTACCCATCACTGCGGAATTCAGGGGATCATGGATGCTTTTGGCCGGCAAGGCCGCTTCCTCAAACCTGCATTGTACGAATTGCCTCCGTCGGCGGTGGTGGAGGAATTTCATCGATTGGGGGTTGAAACCAAAGTGGAAGATACCGGCAAGGTCTTTCCCGTTAGCGATCGAGCCATCGATGTGCGGGACGCACTCCTGCGACGCTTGAACGCGGCCGGTGCGGAGCTGCGCAGTGGCGTGGCTGTGGTCGATGTAGCCAGAACCGAGGATGGAGCATGGCAGGTCGTGACCCATGAGGAGACGTTGCCGACCAGCAAAGTGCTGTTGTGTTGTGGCGGATTGTCCTACGCCGCATGCGGTACGACTGGCGATGGGTATGCTTGGGCACGACAGGCTGGGCATACGGTTGAAAGGACCTTCCCCGCTTTAACGCCTCTTCTAAGCCCTGCAACTTGGGTTCACGAACTTACTGGCATCACGCTACCAAGTGTGGAAGCCAAAGTTGTGGTAGAGGGGGAGAGGAACAAGGATCCACGCTTGTTGAGCCGCGGAGGGTTCTTGTGGACTCACTTTGGTTGCTCCGGTCCGGTGCCCATGAACGTTTCACGGCACGTCGCGGCCCTCGCTCAACCACAGCACGCTACTTTGATCGTTGATCTTATCCCCGACGAGACAGAAGAGCAGGTGTTGCAGCGGCTGACACAAGCAGGTAAGCGAGGGATTGGTTCGATCCTAAACAGTTGGATTCCCAAGAGCTTATCGATCAAGTTGCTCGAGCGAGCACAGATTATCGACACAACAACCTGTTCGGAACTGCCCCGCAAAGCTCGGCTCAGCTTGATCGAAGACCTCAAGAGGTTGCGAGTGCCCCTGAGTGGAACCCGCGGCTATGCCAAGGCCGAGGTGACGGCCGGTGGAGTGTCCACTAAAGAAGTGAATCCGCAAACGATGGAAAGTCGATGTGCGCCGGGGCTGTTCTTGGCGGGGGAGATCTTGGACGTGGATGGGCCGATCGGCGGGTTTAATTTTCAAGCGGCATTCAGCACCGGGCATCTTGCTGGCCTGAATGTCTAG
- a CDS encoding NAD-dependent epimerase/dehydratase family protein, whose product MAKILVTGYGGFLGAAVARQLLRAGYEVRGLARANYPRLASLGVECLEGDVTDRAVVLQAVQGCAGVVHTAAKAGVWGAWQDYYRVNTLATSHLLEAAHRHGVRAFVHTSSPSVTFAGEHQSGVDESAPYPKKWLCFYPHTKALAEQAVLSAAKIGQVRTCALRPHLIWGEHDPHLFPRVIARAKQGKLRRVGSGKNLIDVVHVESAAGAHVQAINRLLDDDPRLNGQALFLTDGQPVECWEWISKILSTAGVPVPTRSISYSAAYGIGAILEAIYWGLKRKQEPPMTRFVAAQLALDHYFNIDRARNLLDYQPERDVEAEFEKCRPWLQRLATA is encoded by the coding sequence ATGGCAAAGATTTTGGTTACGGGCTATGGTGGCTTTTTGGGGGCTGCTGTTGCGCGGCAACTCCTGCGAGCGGGCTATGAAGTTCGTGGACTTGCCCGAGCAAATTATCCCCGTTTGGCCAGTCTAGGCGTGGAGTGTCTTGAGGGGGATGTGACCGATCGGGCCGTAGTGTTGCAAGCCGTGCAAGGATGTGCTGGAGTCGTGCACACTGCGGCCAAGGCTGGGGTGTGGGGAGCTTGGCAAGATTACTACCGGGTGAATACGCTGGCTACCTCTCATTTGCTCGAAGCAGCGCATCGACATGGGGTCCGCGCTTTTGTGCATACGAGCAGCCCTAGCGTGACGTTCGCTGGCGAGCATCAGTCGGGAGTGGATGAGAGTGCGCCCTACCCTAAAAAATGGCTTTGCTTCTATCCCCACACCAAAGCCCTGGCTGAGCAGGCAGTGCTGTCCGCCGCGAAGATAGGTCAGGTCCGGACCTGCGCCTTGCGTCCCCATTTGATTTGGGGCGAGCATGATCCGCATCTCTTTCCACGCGTTATCGCCCGTGCCAAGCAGGGGAAATTGCGTCGAGTTGGGTCGGGCAAGAACTTGATCGATGTGGTTCACGTTGAATCGGCGGCCGGTGCTCACGTGCAAGCCATCAACCGATTGCTCGACGACGATCCACGCTTGAACGGACAAGCATTGTTCTTGACCGATGGGCAACCTGTGGAGTGTTGGGAGTGGATCTCAAAGATCTTGTCCACGGCGGGTGTGCCCGTCCCCACACGTTCGATTTCATACTCAGCAGCGTACGGCATTGGTGCGATATTGGAAGCAATCTATTGGGGATTGAAACGCAAGCAGGAGCCGCCGATGACTCGCTTTGTCGCAGCCCAATTGGCGCTCGATCACTACTTTAATATCGATCGAGCACGAAACTTGCTCGACTACCAACCCGAGCGCGATGTCGAAGCTGAGTTTGAAAAGTGCCGTCCCTGGTTGCAGCGGCTAGCCACTGCGTAG
- a CDS encoding putative ABC exporter domain-containing protein, which yields MHRALWYLLWLDFRGSLRSVLNIRNSWRQVVLLLLMLLFVGMIISARAFDPSGSGGGRFGAAMPFWALLYLLATWLTASADRGLVMRPAEVHFIVGGPFRSPDVITLNLVRLAFRSLISATVLSLIATAYVSSFPAALMGMWLLIVVSLLIGMIASLSARSAHTMSIKRLRRLVSMFALAGFLMLIIQAMGQLREHGEVPQISTVAAAAINTPIGRVILPPLGWMFAPLSSANFFPDACLLMPARLAVLGLLIAMVYALGGRYAEASTNRTDQSVTKRQNALRSGIAGGAGAASWTRRLRVPMPAALGGIGSVAWMQMTHSLRILPRYLIFTAAIVGLVLVVPLMVDPDRLKGWGMMSWMTGLTLYADFLLLLQLPVGFLGPVSQREMLKSLPIPSWRIVVGQLAGPLLPVLVLHSLVASLFLYLVPQQRSQVLVLSLALLPAALVVTANVNLLGMWNIIRPKALQQRDALAAGRAMASVWIFFAMLIPAIFVSAACAGLLAALTGVPMLSYLIGGSLGALLSSSIYISLLARAFRKWQPSSREGGQEEVEHDR from the coding sequence ATGCATCGCGCTCTATGGTATTTACTCTGGCTCGACTTTCGTGGTTCGCTACGAAGTGTGCTGAATATCCGCAATAGCTGGCGGCAGGTAGTGCTCTTGCTGCTGATGTTGTTGTTTGTTGGAATGATCATTTCCGCTCGCGCATTTGATCCGAGCGGATCGGGAGGCGGCCGATTTGGTGCAGCGATGCCGTTTTGGGCGCTGCTCTATCTATTGGCGACATGGTTGACCGCATCGGCCGATCGTGGCTTGGTGATGCGGCCCGCAGAAGTGCACTTTATTGTTGGTGGTCCGTTCCGCAGTCCTGATGTCATTACGCTCAATCTAGTGCGATTGGCATTTCGCTCGCTGATAAGCGCTACGGTCCTATCCTTAATTGCCACCGCTTACGTCAGTAGCTTTCCTGCCGCGTTGATGGGAATGTGGCTGTTGATCGTGGTGTCGCTGCTGATTGGGATGATTGCCTCTTTGTCGGCTCGCTCGGCTCATACGATGTCGATCAAGCGGCTCCGGCGCCTGGTTTCGATGTTCGCCTTAGCCGGTTTTTTAATGTTGATTATCCAGGCGATGGGACAGTTGAGGGAGCACGGAGAGGTGCCACAGATCTCGACCGTGGCAGCGGCGGCGATCAATACGCCCATCGGTCGGGTAATCTTGCCACCGCTGGGATGGATGTTTGCACCTCTCTCGTCCGCGAACTTCTTCCCCGATGCTTGTCTGCTCATGCCGGCTCGGCTGGCGGTCTTGGGACTGTTGATCGCCATGGTCTACGCGCTGGGGGGACGCTATGCAGAGGCCAGCACCAATCGAACCGATCAATCGGTCACCAAACGGCAGAACGCACTGCGTAGTGGAATTGCCGGCGGGGCGGGAGCCGCTTCATGGACTCGGCGATTGCGAGTACCCATGCCTGCCGCACTAGGAGGCATTGGAAGCGTTGCGTGGATGCAGATGACCCATTCACTCCGGATCTTGCCACGCTATCTCATCTTCACCGCGGCTATTGTAGGCTTGGTTCTCGTTGTTCCCCTGATGGTCGATCCAGACCGACTCAAGGGGTGGGGGATGATGTCATGGATGACAGGTTTAACGCTGTACGCCGATTTCTTACTGCTGCTGCAACTGCCGGTAGGTTTCTTAGGCCCCGTTTCTCAACGCGAAATGCTCAAATCACTTCCCATTCCATCATGGCGGATTGTGGTGGGGCAATTGGCGGGGCCGCTCTTGCCGGTGTTGGTCTTGCACAGCCTAGTCGCCAGTTTATTTCTCTATCTGGTACCGCAGCAACGCTCCCAGGTCTTGGTGTTGTCATTGGCCTTGTTGCCAGCCGCCTTAGTCGTTACCGCAAACGTCAATCTGCTGGGCATGTGGAACATTATCCGGCCCAAAGCGCTGCAGCAACGCGATGCACTGGCCGCTGGTCGGGCAATGGCTAGCGTCTGGATCTTTTTCGCGATGTTGATTCCGGCCATCTTCGTATCGGCGGCTTGTGCTGGCCTGCTGGCTGCCCTGACCGGTGTTCCCATGCTGAGCTACCTGATTGGAGGTTCGCTCGGGGCTTTGCTATCGAGTTCGATCTACATTTCACTTTTGGCTCGCGCGTTTAGGAAATGGCAACCGAGCTCTCGTGAAGGTGGGCAAGAAGAAGTCGAACACGATCGGTAG
- a CDS encoding M48 family metallopeptidase, protein MSTDFFQRQSDARKSTWWLVTMFALAVIAIVTTVVVISVIVIRTQARGAIQPFASQPEQYSVPIIAGLVTLMIIVGGSLYKILDLQNGGGTRVAESLGGRKLHADTKDPVERRVLNVVEEMALASGVPVPPVYMMQEEGINAFAAGYSPSDAVLGITRGCAEQLTRDELQGVVAHEFSHILNGDMRMSIRLIGVLHGILLIGLAGQIVMRMFFYSGAGRSRRSSSNSNNGNGGQVIIVIMAIGVALLVLGFIGTFFGNLIKAAVSRQREYLADASAVQFTRNPAGIANALKRIGGFKEGSAIKSPHAAEASHMYFAQGVWEGITGLWATHPPLAKRIRAIEPNWNGAFPAPVNPASNFAPGNVAGAAGFAGSTGASQSSYHRKLAEVPVALVDHAIEHVGDPTTAHRDYAADLIQALPETLLEAAHETYSARAVVYALMLDKKSSIRKAQLSVLAQHASPDVVKLVEKLQPQVDQVDDRARLPLMNIVLPSLRAMSAKQFAEFRFCFVELAQADEQIDLFEWMLAQVLMRHLRPQFEPVRAPRTQYYNLQQLAPECSSLLSIVAEAGNNATVAATAFRNGAQLLPELKLTQQSRSPSALAELQIIMKKLTLVSAKHRGRLVDACAAAICADQHVTWQEAELLRGISDLLDCPMPPLLIEG, encoded by the coding sequence ATGTCTACCGATTTCTTTCAACGCCAGTCCGATGCTCGAAAGAGCACTTGGTGGCTAGTTACCATGTTTGCGTTGGCAGTCATTGCGATTGTGACCACCGTGGTGGTAATTTCCGTGATCGTCATTCGCACGCAAGCTCGTGGGGCGATTCAGCCGTTTGCCAGCCAGCCTGAGCAATACTCCGTACCGATCATCGCGGGCCTAGTAACTCTCATGATTATCGTCGGTGGCTCGCTCTACAAGATCTTGGACCTTCAAAACGGTGGTGGAACGCGTGTTGCCGAGAGCCTCGGTGGTCGCAAACTGCACGCCGACACCAAAGATCCTGTCGAGCGTCGCGTCTTGAATGTGGTAGAGGAAATGGCCCTGGCTTCGGGGGTCCCTGTTCCGCCGGTCTATATGATGCAGGAGGAGGGGATTAACGCCTTTGCGGCAGGCTACTCCCCCAGCGATGCAGTACTCGGTATTACACGTGGTTGCGCTGAACAACTTACCCGTGACGAATTGCAAGGGGTCGTTGCCCACGAGTTCAGCCACATTCTCAATGGCGACATGCGAATGAGCATTCGACTGATTGGGGTACTGCACGGAATACTGCTAATCGGCCTGGCAGGTCAGATTGTCATGCGCATGTTCTTCTACTCAGGAGCAGGGCGTTCGCGACGCAGCAGCAGCAACAGCAATAACGGCAATGGTGGTCAAGTCATCATCGTCATTATGGCCATTGGCGTTGCGTTGCTTGTCTTGGGATTCATTGGGACGTTCTTTGGGAACCTGATTAAGGCTGCCGTATCGCGGCAACGCGAGTACTTGGCGGATGCTTCAGCCGTACAATTCACTCGAAATCCGGCGGGGATTGCCAATGCGCTCAAACGCATTGGAGGTTTCAAAGAGGGGTCCGCTATCAAATCGCCCCATGCCGCTGAAGCCAGCCACATGTACTTTGCGCAAGGTGTTTGGGAAGGCATCACCGGCCTATGGGCTACTCACCCCCCTTTGGCCAAACGCATTCGAGCCATCGAGCCAAATTGGAATGGCGCGTTTCCTGCGCCGGTTAACCCAGCCAGCAATTTCGCTCCAGGAAATGTTGCGGGAGCAGCCGGATTTGCTGGTTCCACTGGCGCGTCCCAGTCCAGCTACCACAGAAAACTTGCGGAGGTCCCAGTGGCCTTGGTGGACCATGCCATTGAACACGTGGGAGACCCGACAACCGCTCACCGCGATTACGCAGCCGATTTGATCCAAGCCCTTCCAGAGACATTGCTTGAGGCGGCCCACGAGACGTACAGCGCCCGAGCCGTCGTCTACGCATTGATGCTAGATAAGAAATCGAGCATTCGCAAGGCACAGCTCAGCGTTCTTGCACAACATGCATCACCGGACGTAGTGAAACTCGTCGAGAAACTGCAGCCACAAGTTGATCAAGTTGACGATCGCGCACGTCTCCCCTTAATGAACATCGTGCTGCCATCCCTGCGAGCCATGTCCGCTAAGCAATTTGCCGAGTTCCGTTTCTGCTTTGTAGAATTGGCTCAGGCGGACGAGCAGATTGATCTGTTCGAATGGATGCTGGCCCAAGTTCTCATGCGCCATTTGCGGCCACAATTCGAGCCTGTCCGAGCTCCTCGAACACAGTACTACAACCTCCAGCAACTCGCCCCCGAATGCTCCTCTCTACTGTCGATCGTAGCTGAAGCTGGGAACAACGCGACCGTTGCAGCCACAGCGTTTCGCAATGGGGCTCAACTCCTGCCAGAATTGAAATTAACGCAACAATCCCGCTCACCCAGCGCGCTGGCCGAGTTGCAAATCATCATGAAAAAGCTGACGTTGGTGTCGGCGAAACATCGAGGACGGCTAGTCGATGCCTGCGCCGCAGCCATCTGTGCCGATCAGCACGTCACCTGGCAGGAAGCAGAATTACTCCGCGGTATTTCCGACCTCCTAGACTGCCCCATGCCGCCGCTTTTAATCGAAGGCTAG
- a CDS encoding LemA family protein gives MAWIVLAVFLGVILIAILYGIGIYNHLVSLRERYKNAFSQIEVQLKRRYDLIPNLVETVKGYMAHEKDTLEAVINARNQAVSGLKQAAGDPSDPAAMQALAGAEQGLTGALGRLFALSEAYPDLKANQNMMQLTEEITTTENKVSFARQAYNDTATSYNIYRQGFPAVLLAGMFGHAQNAELLQFDSKAIAEAPKVSF, from the coding sequence ATGGCCTGGATCGTTTTAGCTGTTTTTCTAGGGGTAATTCTGATCGCCATCCTGTATGGAATTGGGATCTACAACCATCTGGTTAGTCTACGAGAACGCTACAAAAATGCATTTTCGCAAATCGAAGTGCAGCTCAAGCGGCGATACGACCTCATTCCCAATCTGGTCGAAACCGTCAAGGGTTACATGGCCCATGAAAAAGACACACTCGAGGCAGTCATCAACGCTCGAAACCAAGCTGTATCGGGACTCAAGCAAGCCGCTGGCGACCCTTCCGATCCAGCCGCCATGCAAGCACTGGCCGGCGCTGAACAAGGTCTAACCGGCGCACTTGGCCGCCTCTTCGCCTTGTCGGAAGCGTATCCGGACTTGAAGGCCAATCAAAATATGATGCAGCTGACGGAAGAAATCACCACCACAGAGAACAAAGTCTCGTTTGCGCGTCAAGCGTACAACGACACCGCTACCTCCTACAATATCTACAGGCAAGGGTTTCCGGCAGTTTTGCTGGCTGGCATGTTCGGACATGCTCAAAATGCGGAACTGCTGCAGTTCGATAGCAAAGCGATTGCCGAGGCCCCTAAGGTCTCATTCTAA